TTGGCAAATCGAACGTCACCCAACAAATCTGcgcttttacaaaacaaaaatttgtatttttctgaaTCTATTTTGTGTCCTTATTTTGGATGGACTGTGGTCTCTGCCCTGTAGTCTGGGGCCTGTCAGTCTTCAGTACTTACTAACACTTTGGGAGTGTCCTGTGCCCAAAGCTGGTGCCCATTACCCTGTTGCCCGGTGCCAATGAGGGGGAGCAGCAGATCTCACACTGGTCTGAGCAAAGGAACTGATGTGACCACTGGGTGCGAGTAATACACTGGGTGGGGGAAAGTCAGGAGGGACTGGCTGGAGGGCACGTTGGCAGCAGAGCTAACACTCTCAACGCTGGATGAGTTCTCGTGGTACAAGATGGGCACCCTGACGATTCTCTGGGCAGCTGCGTGGCTCAGGTTTGCAGCCTCCAGTTCTGCGGCAAGTTGCCTTTTCCACTTGTTCCTGCGGTTCTGGAACCAAATCTTTACTTGGGTCTCTGTGAGGTGCAGGGAGGCCGCTAAACCTGCTCTCTCTGAGCTGCTCAGGTATCTCTTCATGTCAAAGGTGGACTCCAGCTGGAAGACCTGACTCCTAGAGAACACTGTCCGGGTCTTCTTCTTCCTACAGGCCTTCTTGTCCGGGCTGTCCTCTCTTTTCTTCCAGTCCTCCCCGCTGTCGtcctttttgccttcctcaggatcactTTCCTCCAGGATAATCTCCTCTGGGCTCTTGGCCTCGCTCTCCTTGGCCTCCAATTCTCTTTTAATGGAAAGTATTGACTCAGGAGAGTCTCTCTCGCCCCCAGACACTGGAGATGTGGAGCCCAGCAGAAGGCTCTTGTCTGGCACTAAGGACATACAAAAAGGTCTCATCAGTCACTGACACCAACTCATCATCACCagcatcattatcatcatcatcctccCCAAAAAAGCACAAGGCCACCAACAACTCTGCACCTGAGCCACTAGCCCAATGAACAACATAGCCCACCCACAGAACATTAGCCACAGGAAAACAGAGCAAACCAAGGCCTTTATGCGCATTTCAGaggctcagaaaaaaaaaaacaaaaagagactCAATAGTTTATGTAGGTCACAAATATCTGTCACTCATTTATCCCTAAATATTTGATCCAATCTTTGTCTCTTtcactatattttattaaaggcgGTCTCCCCTCAACTGTGTTTATAGATCTGTCTCTTTCTCACTATTGAAGTTTCCTCAGAAGAGAGGGAGGTCGTTTTATTCACTATCTGAGTGGCTCTGACTCTTGTTTATCCCATTTATTTATCCCATTTATTTATCCCATTTATTTATCCCATTTATTTATCCCATTATCTGCCTTTTCATCCATCAAACTCCTCATTTAGCATCAGCAGcggccagagagagagaaagaaaagagtgagcaagagagagagactgagagggaagaagagacagaagagagagatgagagaaatGCCTTTTTGATTTGCACAGAGCGCAGCGCTTAGCGTCAGATTAATTCACACACCTGTCCTTTACTACCTTTCTCCTTCAGCTAATGGAATTGTCCCCTCTTTATGCATCTGATTAATGGACtttggctgcccccccccctgtgcAGCGCATGATGCAAACTCCATTGTAGCGCCAGGAGCTGTGCGCCCACAGTTAATTCCCTCTTGCAGTAACTCAGTGCCCCCATCAGGCATTGTAGCCCGTGTCCAGTGTGCAACAAGTAGTAAGTAATAAGTACCTTCAGTCCTCGGCGTGTGCCCTCCATGTGCCAAGGTGTAAGAGTACCACCAGCCCGGGGATCTCTCCAAGTAATGAGCAGGGAGGGCGAACCGTTGAGCCGGGATCTCCAGCCTTGGGAAAGTCAAATCTGTCAGCGGGGAGAACGCAAATGCTGCACCGTCCAGGGCCCCTTTAATAGGGGTGAAGAGAGCCTTGGGGGGTCGGGCCGCCTTGCTGGACTCACAGGTGAGAAGACTCTTGATGGAGAAGGGGGATTCCTTGGCAGGGGGGTTGCTGCTCTCCTGGCCAGTCTCAGGCATGATGGCTCCAACCAGATGGAGGGTGTCAGACCCTTGAAGGGGATCCCCCCAATAATCCTGGGctggaaggagagagagagaaagagggggaAACCCAAGGCAAGTGCTCGTAGGACTCCTAAGCCAACATTTGTGGGGCCAGACAAAAGCAGCAGGCCAAGAGGCAACCAGGCATCAGCAGTGACTACCTGCAGACTGGGGAGCCTGATAACAACTGGGGAGAGCAGAGAGGAGGAAGAGCCAAAGAcagaaggagggaggggagaggaccaggaggaggaggaggagggaagggaGGTTTGATCTCTCAGCCCAACTCCCACACTCAGGGCTTTGGATACAGAAAGTCGCCTCTTAttggctttattatatatatatatatattatatagtacaaTTAGTCAGCAAACCAGCACCGGGCTCTTGGCACAGAAGGACGTCGGATCTGCTGAACTCAACAGCTACAATTGCGCCGGGTACTTGGCACAGGACTGGATTTTAGCTCGAACTGCTTTGCACTGGGGCTTCTGGGTTCCACAGGTTTGTCTAGAGTTTATACAAGGACAGAGATTAATATAGTGACGTTAAAATCCCTCCTTAGAATGTACCATTAGCACTTGGCCAAAACTGCCATCTCACCTGCACCCAAAAAATGACCCAGACTGAGACTGCCAAATCCATAATCCATCCTGCACCCACATTCCACATCTCACCCACCCACTAGATTTTCTGATAAAAACAACAAGCTTTACGCTGATTCTcacaaaatgcaacttttttgacACTTTCTATTCGCAAACTCCCCCCAGCTGAGAGCCGACCAACTGCAGGTCTGTATAAACGAACTGAGCCTCCCATGAAATAAAACGCGCACAACATGCAATTCTGTCGCACACACAAGAGAACAACTCTacaaaaaaagatgtttattggTTCTTAATGTTCTTAAACAGTGTTGGCAAATGAGCGATTTTACGCCCAGCAAATGGCAATATTAGGGCGCAATGAGTTATATTGGAGCAGTCCAATGTGACGGGTTTAGGAATTATAACAGGGACGAATTTGGTCACCCCTGGAACGAACTATTTCGATTTTTTCACCCCTCCTCTTTAATATCCTCTTGTTCTCtcccaaatccaaattgtacaataGCGCCGCATAATTACATTCAGCCACGAGTAATCCCTTATTAATAGGCttttatggaatatatataaatattttctgcCTTCCTAAAATTAAc
This sequence is a window from Xenopus laevis strain J_2021 chromosome 7S, Xenopus_laevis_v10.1, whole genome shotgun sequence. Protein-coding genes within it:
- the hmx3.S gene encoding homeobox protein HMX3-like, yielding MPETGQESSNPPAKESPFSIKSLLTCESSKAARPPKALFTPIKGALDGAAFAFSPLTDLTFPRLEIPAQRFALPAHYLERSPGWWYSYTLAHGGHTPRTEVPDKSLLLGSTSPVSGGERDSPESILSIKRELEAKESEAKSPEEIILEESDPEEGKKDDSGEDWKKREDSPDKKACRKKKTRTVFSRSQVFQLESTFDMKRYLSSSERAGLAASLHLTETQVKIWFQNRRNKWKRQLAAELEAANLSHAAAQRIVRVPILYHENSSSVESVSSAANVPSSQSLLTFPHPVYYSHPVVTSVPLLRPV